Proteins encoded within one genomic window of Thermococcus celer Vu 13 = JCM 8558:
- a CDS encoding DUF996 domain-containing protein, with the protein MGMELRNEKNLGLIGSILVLVGGFTGVIPYWGTIAAGISLVGEILVLIALNGIGDKLGDDRPFRYYLYSVIATIGILVVAVILIVMGVLAMASTGMTFNETPEQVLGAIGMGMMFIGLALVLVAVVVGFYYAVKTWRVTYELTGVEEFDETATFIKWGAITAVILVGILLLLAAEIYQIIAFANLPEEMEREPEITPT; encoded by the coding sequence ATGGGTATGGAGCTGAGAAACGAAAAGAACCTTGGGCTTATAGGTTCCATCTTGGTTCTGGTAGGTGGTTTCACGGGCGTTATCCCTTACTGGGGGACGATAGCGGCCGGTATATCGCTCGTCGGGGAAATACTCGTGCTCATAGCCCTGAATGGAATAGGCGACAAGCTCGGAGACGACAGACCCTTCAGGTACTACCTCTACTCCGTGATAGCGACGATAGGCATACTCGTCGTTGCGGTGATTCTGATAGTAATGGGCGTTCTTGCAATGGCGAGCACGGGCATGACCTTCAACGAGACTCCGGAGCAGGTCCTCGGGGCCATTGGAATGGGAATGATGTTCATTGGACTTGCGCTCGTACTTGTGGCCGTCGTGGTCGGTTTCTATTACGCCGTGAAGACATGGAGGGTCACCTACGAGCTCACGGGCGTCGAGGAGTTCGATGAAACGGCCACCTTCATAAAGTGGGGCGCCATAACCGCGGTGATCCTCGTGGGAATTCTTCTCCTCCTCGCTGCGGAAATCTACCAGATAATAGCCTTCGCGAACCTGCCGGAGGAGATGGAGAGGGAACCCGAGATTACCCCTACCTAA
- a CDS encoding DUF996 domain-containing protein, producing MPLGIDVSGERNLGLWGSVLALLGGFVPYLRSILGLIGFVMVLMALKGISDKVGDDRPFRNYLFVFVSGVAVVVLILFLIFGSLSGLWRAEIHEETHWGAPGGSTSADYEMHVPLPIISGIVLLFILMVVVMAYFEIKTWEAMYEITGTREFGDAANWFKWGAVTSIVLVGLLLLFIARIFVILGFHSMPDELEEKGTTDFAIDSPIA from the coding sequence ATGCCTTTGGGTATAGACGTCAGCGGCGAGCGGAACCTCGGGCTGTGGGGTTCCGTGCTGGCCCTGCTCGGTGGCTTCGTGCCCTACCTGAGAAGCATCCTCGGGCTAATTGGGTTCGTCATGGTCTTGATGGCGCTCAAAGGGATAAGCGATAAGGTCGGCGATGACAGACCCTTCAGGAACTACCTCTTCGTCTTCGTGTCTGGGGTCGCGGTCGTCGTCCTCATCCTCTTCCTGATCTTCGGGAGTCTCTCCGGGCTCTGGAGGGCCGAGATCCACGAGGAGACGCACTGGGGAGCTCCTGGTGGAAGTACATCGGCAGACTACGAGATGCACGTTCCGCTCCCCATCATCAGCGGCATCGTCCTCCTCTTTATCCTCATGGTGGTCGTCATGGCCTACTTCGAGATAAAGACATGGGAGGCGATGTACGAGATAACCGGCACCAGGGAGTTCGGGGACGCGGCCAACTGGTTCAAGTGGGGGGCTGTAACCTCAATCGTGCTCGTCGGTCTCCTGCTCCTGTTCATAGCCAGGATATTCGTCATACTGGGCTTCCACAGCATGCCCGATGAACTGGAAGAAAAAGGAACCACAGATTTCGCCATCGACTCTCCGATAGCTTGA